Proteins from a genomic interval of Lolium perenne isolate Kyuss_39 chromosome 1, Kyuss_2.0, whole genome shotgun sequence:
- the LOC127333964 gene encoding protein FAR1-RELATED SEQUENCE 5-like: MPRARGFEYWFGGIDLNATPEASTSTDQHAGQPPEVGGHRVDPQGDEAGPSNNDQQADSRARTGVTLSSEESDGEAEVESTPEGYVPKVPFVGMMFDTPDLALQYYNRYAHHVGFSVKIESSRRCAKDGELDKFVYVCNKSGKPREEEAIPVKQRNRKLTVLTDCKAKLRVKRDGARWKVTQFVEVHTHEVIDKFALKKYLRSHNKIPAEEKKFIDLLHEVNLTSGRIMEIMGELYGSKQNVPYNSKIVSNYTAKLGNYDRIKDIPELLEYFEEIKKDDPRFFYKFKLDAENKVENLFWVDSKARDVYPLYNDCISFDITFMTNQYSMPCAPFIGINRYGQSIQLGCGFVRNESSVNFVWLFERFLEAMDGLHPLNIITDQDAAIRTAILIVFIGIIHSMTLEEFEQRWENMVETHGVADNTHFLDLYDLREYFVPGYFRHRFFPFLQTTSRSEGFNAVLKQYVHPHDSLVRFFKQYMKLHERIDITKDAHEFDGDEKKLELRNITSYNVRDIGVIEKGSIHEVFPIQGSVRGYGRRSYRVDANVANGIYNCECCKINRDGILCCHAMKVMSHLGMVTKYPEHYILPRWCLPPPDIVAPRDERQEKPVGQKLSRKDMRLLRYGNLCSDFATLAVGLAASEKTNEIAERHMRAMEKEIADMKKAAADALKKRKSAKHPVNTNPANDSQESVPMEEDAATVENRKARNPPMSATEGRPGSKRKKGGLQLQKPKQGLCGVCKQPGHDARTCEVRLANPEKYSLLGLFR, from the exons ATGCCAAGGGCTCGTGGATTTGAATACTGGTTTGGTGGCATTGATCTCAATGCAACTCCTGAAGCTAGTACATCAACTGATCAACATGCTGGGCAGCCGCCAGAAGTCGGAGGCCATCGTGTTGATCCCCAAGGAGATGAAGCAGGTCCTTCAAACAATGATCAGCAAGCTGATTCGCGTGCACGAACTGGTGTTACACTTTCCAGTGAGGAAAGCGATGGTGAAGCTGAGGTTGAGTCAACACCTGAAGGATATGTTCCAAAGGTTCCATTTGTTGGCATGATGTTTGACACACCTGATCTAGCTTTGCAGTACTACAACAGATATGCTCACCACGTTGGTTTTTCAGTGAAGATAGAATCATCTAGGAGATGTGCTAAAGATGGTGAGCTGGATAAATTTGTTTATGTGTGCAACAAATCTGGGAAGCCTAGGGAAGAAGAAGCGATCCCAGTTAAGCAGAGGAATCGTAAGCTAACTGTGCTGACCGACTGCAAAGCAAAGCTTCGAGTAAAACGTGATGGTGCTAGATGGAAAGTTACTCAGTTTGTTGAGGTGCATACACATGAGGTGATTGACAAGTTTGCgctgaagaagtacttgagatccCACAACAAGATCCCTGCAGAAGAGAAAAAGTTTATCGACTTGTTGCATGAAGTCAACCTTACTTCAGGAAGAATCATGGAAATCATGGGGGAGCTATATGGAAGCAAGCAGAATGTCCCATACAACAGCAAAATAGTTAGTAACTACACTGCAAAACTAGGGAACTATGACAGAATTAAAGATATCCCAGAACTGCTAGAGTACTTTGAAGAAATCAAGAAAGATGATCCCAGATTTTTCTACAAGTTCAAGCTAGATGCAGAAAATAAAGTGGAGAACCTATTCTGGGTGGATAGCAAAGCAAGAGATGTCTACCCCCTGTACAATGATTGCATTTCTTTTGATATAACATTCATGACAAACCAGTACAGCATGCCATGTGCTCCTTTCATTGGAATAAATAGATATGGTCAATCCATCCAGCTTGGTTGTGGTTTTGTGAGGAATGAATCTTCTGTGAATTTTGTGTGGTTGTTTGAGCGGTTTTTAGAGGCAATGGATGGGCTACATCCATTGAACATCATTACTGATCAAGATGCAGCTATCAGAACTGCTATCCTCATTGTGTTTATTGGCATCATACACAG CATGACACTGGAAGAGTTTGAACAGAGATGGGAAAATATGGTGGAAACGCATGGGGTTGCAGATAACACACATTTTCTTGACCTCTATGATTTGCGTGAGTATTTTGTGCCAGGATATTTCCGCCACCGGTTTTTCCCATTCCTTCAAACTACATCTAGAAGTGAAGGTTTTAACGCTGTTCTTAAGCAGTATGTTCATCCACATGATAGCCTTGTTCGTTTCTTCAAGCAGTACATGAAACTGCATGAAAGAATTGATATAACTAAAGATGCTCATGAGTTTGATGGTGATGAGAAGAAA CTTGAGCTTCGCAATATTACATCCTACAATGTTCGTGACATTGGTGTTATTGAAAAAGGGAGCATTCATGAGGTTTTCCCAATACAAGGATCCGTGCGCGGGTACGGTAGGAGGAGTTATCGTGTCGATGCTAATGTAGCTAATGGGATCTACAATTGTGAATGTTGCAAAATTAATAGGGATGGTATCCTGTGCTGCCATGCAATGAAAGTTATGTCACATCTAGGGATGGTTACAAAATACCCAGAGCACTACATCCTACCTAGGTGGTGTCTACCCCCTCCCGACATAGTTGCACCGCGGGATGAGAGGCAAGAAAAGCCTGTTGGCCAGAAACTATCTAGAAAAGATATGAGATTGCTTAGATATGGTAACCTTTGCAGTGATTTTGCTACGCTTGCTGTTGGTTTAGCAGCCTCAGAGAAAACAAATGAAATAGCTGAACGACACATGAGAGCAATGGAGAAAGAGATTGCAGATATGAAAAAGGCTGCTGCTGATGCACTCAAAAAGAGGAAGAGCGCCAAGCATCCAGTGAACACCAACCCTGCTAATGATTCACAAGAAAGTGTACCTATGGAAGAAGATGCTGCTACTGTGGAGAATCGGAAAGCTAGGAACCCACCAATGTCAGCGACAGAAGGGCGCCCAGGTTCAAAAAGAAAGAAAGGTGGTCTACAGTTACAGAAACCAAAACAAGGTCTTTGTGGTGTGTGCAAGCAACCAGGTCATGATGCTCGTACGTGCGAGGTGCGACTAGCAAACCCAGAGAAGTACAGTTTGTTGGGCCTTTTTCGTTGA
- the LOC127305833 gene encoding cytochrome P450 89A2-like, with product MEAWLLLLACLLTPFVVLLIAHRGAGKAKNGSRIPPGPLALPVLGSLLWLRHSSADLEPLLTRLFARHGPVVSLRAGSRLSIYVADRRVAHAALVERGAALADRPPATRALLGESDNTISRANYGPAWRLLRRNLVSETLHPSRVRLFAPARSWVRGVLADKLLRESEQAPPRGVMVVEAFRYAMFCLLVLMCFGERLDEAAVRAIGAAQRDWLMYVARKTSVFLFWPAVTKHLFRGRLKMGFALRRRQKELFLPLIEARRARKDRISRGAGAAAALKADTTFEHSYVDTLLDIKLPDEGGRALTDDEMANLCSEFLTAGTDATTTALQWIMAELVKNPRIQENLYNEIKATTTGPEEVTEEEVNKMPYLKAVVLEGLRKHPPGHFVLAHKAAEDIEISGYLFPKGATVNFMVADMGRDEREWQKPTEFVPERFLPGGDGEGVDVTGSRELRMMPFGVGRRICAGLGIAMLHLEYFVAVLVKEFEWKEVPGDEVDLAEKTEFSVVMAKPLRARLVPRGQ from the coding sequence ATGGAGGCATGGCTCCTGCTCCTCGCCTGCCTCCTCACCCCCTTCGTCGTCCTCCTGATCGCGCATCGTGGCGCGGGTAAAGCCAAGAATGGCAGCCGCATCCCGCCGGGACCCTTGGCCCTGCCGGTGCTCGGCAGCCTGCTGTGGCTGAGGCACTCCTCGGCCGACCTTGAGCCCCTCCTCACGCGCCTCTTCGCGCGGCACGGCCCCGTCGTGTCGCTGCGCGCCGGATCCCGCCTCTCCATCTACGTGGCCGACCGGCGCGTGGCCCACGCAGCCCTGGTGGAGCGAGGCGCCGCGCTGGCCGACCGCCCGCCGGCCACGCGAGCTCTCCTCGGCGAGAGCGACAACACCATCTCGCGCGCCAACTATGGTCCCGCGTGGCGCCTCCTGCGGCGCAACCTCGTCTCCGAGACGCTGCACCCGTCGCGCGTCCGCCTCTTCGCGCCCGCGCGCTCCTGGGTGCGCGGCGTGCTCGCGGACAAGCTGCTGCGGGAGTCCGAGCAGGCGCCGCCCCGCGGGGTCATGGTCGTGGAAGCTTTCCGGTACGCCATGTTCTGCCTCCTCGtgctcatgtgctttggagaGAGGCTCGACGAGGCCGCGGTGCGGGCGATCGGCGCCGCGCAGCGCGACTGGCTCATGTACGTCGCGCGCAAGACGAGCGTCTTCCTGTTCTGGCCGGCAGTCACCAAGCACCTCTTCCGCGGCCGTCTCAAGATGGGATTCGCCCTGCGGCGGCGGCAGAAGGAGCTCTTCCTGCCGCTGATTGAGGCTCGGCGAGCGCGCAAGGATCGGATCAGCCGAGGCGCCGGCGCAGCCGCCGCGCTGAAGGCTGACACGACGTTCGAGCACTCGTACGTGGACACCCTCCTCGACATCAAGCTCCCCGACGAGGGGGGCCGAGCGCTCACCGACGACGAGATGGCCAACCTTTGCTCCGAGTTCCTCACCGCCGGCACCGACGCAACTACCACCGCGCTGCAGTGGATCATGGCCGAGCTGGTCAAGAACCCGCGCATCCAAGAAAATCTTTACAACGAGATCAAAGCGACGACGACTGGACCAGAGGAGGTCACCGAGGAGGAGGTGAACAAGATGCCGTACCTCAAGGCCGTCGTCTTGGAGGGACTGCGCAAGCACCCACCGGGGCACTTCGTGTTGGCGCACAAGGCGGCGGAGGACATCGAGATCAGCGGGTACCTGTTCCCCAAGGGCGCCACGGTGAACTTCATGGTTGCCGACATGGGCAGGGACGAGCGAGAGTGGCAGAAGCCGACCGAGTTTGTGCCGGAGCGTTTCTTGCCGGGTGGCGACGGTGAGGGGGTGGACGTGACCGGCAGCAGGGAGCTAAGGATGATGCCGTTCGGCGTAGGGAGGAGGATCTGCGCCGGGCTCGGCATCGCCATGCTGCACCTGGAGTACTTCGTGGCCGTTTTGGTCAAGGAGTTCGAGTGGAAGGAGGTTCCAGGTGACGAGGTGGACCTCGCCGAGAAGACGGAGTTCTCTGTAGTCATGGCCAAGCCGCTCCGCGCACGGCTGGTGCCCAGGGGACAATAA
- the LOC127305835 gene encoding UPF0496 protein 4 gives MSRPDDGHRSFFPVGNPFRVILPGGPHLPRKLQALLTSYEDALASSLRKLKPENAAEVLTLSWMMRAVDCLSELHASIVTLITELELPVSDWDEKWVDIYLNSSVKLLDVCIALSSELARLDQGQLLVRYVLHLLDTGAGLPSLEQLKRAELSLKEWMDKVGAAGPRLDSCSTALQELAGSLCLMKVKNSAKGKVLMRALYGIETVTVFICSVFVAALSGSPKPLVDLRVPRKFGWSQAFGDLHVTVSRELGRKLSRECAAAVKELEEVEACVRKLHELTRTAQLKEKNVNLACDVIHSVEVVMSDSTSKDGGLEDNLKLADNTGRECELTMPEITTDEGTREAEMTLKQDTRTMGHGSNEFIMLESISQHNNINKTNGISDENSTVVPERTSAPEGSKQPMVPERTSAPEGSKQPMVPERTSAPEGSQQPMVPEKTSAPDGIDQLLDCISSMSKSAEGLRVGLDSLSKRVGDFFQIVLTGRDALLCNLRMSDAASKVAEVRS, from the coding sequence ATGAGCCGCCCAGACGACGGGCATAGGTCCTTCTTCCCAGTGGGAAACCCCTTCCGGGTCATCCTTCCAGGGGGACCCCACCTGCCTCGGAAGCTCCAAGCGCTGCTCACGTCGTACGAGGATGCCCTGGCCTCGAGCTTGAGGAAGCTCAAGCCGGAGAATGCCGCGGAGGTCCTCACCCTGTCCTGGATGATGCGTGCGGTGGACTGCTTGTCGGAGCTGCACGCGAGCATAGTCACCCTGATAACCGAGCTCGAGCTGCCCGTCTCGGATTGGGACGAGAAGTGGGTGGACATCTACTTGAACAGCAGTGTGAAGCTGCTGGACGTTTGCATCGCGCTTAGCTCGGAGCTCGCTCGGTTGGACCAAGGGCAGCTGCTCGTGCGGTACGTCCTGCATTTGTTGGACACCGGAGCTGGTTTGCCGTCATTGGAACAGCTCAAGCGAGCTGAGCTATCGCTTAAGGAGTGGATGGACAAAGTGGGCGCAGCAGGCCCTAGGCTTGACAGCTGCTCGACGGCCTTGCAGGAGCTTGCTGGGAGCCTTTGTCTGATGAAGGTCAAGAATTCTGCCAAGGGGAAGGTCCTCATGAGAGCTTTGTACGGAATTGAGACTGTGACCGTCTTTATCTGCAGTGTGTTTGTGGCTGCACTGTCAGGTAGCCCCAAGCCATTGGTGGACTTGCGTGTTCCTCGCAAATTTGGTTGGTCACAAGCCTTCGGTGATCTTCATGTTACCGTTAGTAGGGAGCTCGGAAGGAAATTATCCAGAGAATGCGCTGCAGCTGTAAAGGAGCTGGAAGAAGTTGAAGCATGTGTCAGGAAACTTCATGAATTGACTAGGACTGCTCAGCTTAAAGAAAAGAATGTAAACCTGGCTTGTGATGTTATCCATTCAGTGGAGGTTGTGATGTCTGATAGCACTTCAAAGGATGGAGGCCTTGAGGATAATCTTAAGCTGGCTGATAACACTGGCCGGGAGTGTGAACTGACAATGCCTGAGATTACCACAGATGAAGGAACAAGAGAAGCTGAAATGACACTGAAGCAGGATACCAGGACCATGGGGCACGGCAGCAATGAATTTATCATGCTTGAGAGTATCAGCCAACACAAcaacataaataagacaaatggcATCAGCGATGAGAACAGCACCGTGGTTCCTGAGAGAACCAGTGCCCCAGAAGGTAGCAAACAGCCCATGGTTCCTGAGAGGACCAGTGCCCCAGAAGGTAGCAAACAGCCCATGGTTCCTGAGAGGACCAGTGCCCCAGAAGGTAGCCAACAGCCCATGGTTCCTGAGAAAACTAGTGCCCCAGACGGTATAGATCAGCTACTGGATTGCATCTCCAGCATGTCAAAAAGTGCCGAGGGGCTCAGGGTCGGGTTGGACTCCCTGTCTAAGCGAGTCGGGGACTTCTTCCAGATCGTGCTTACAGGACGTGATGCATTGCTCTGCAATCTTAGGATGTCAGACGCAGCTAGCAAGGTCGCTGAGGTCAGGTCTTAA